CATTTGAGAAAGTTGATGAGAATGATTTAGTCGTATTTATTTCTCATAATCCTGGTGTTTTTGCGAGAGTACGAGCAAAATTTAGAGCGGATTTAATGATTGGGGGGCATTTACATGGTGGGCAAATTAGAATTGGCCCTTATGGTGCCCATCCAAATGGCTCTTATCGGGAGCGAGAAGGTGTCATGACGTTAGTGAGTAATGGCTATGGGACAACATTATTACCCTTAAGACTTGGTGCAAAACCGCAGTGTCATATTATTGACATTGAAATTTCGGGTAAATAAACAACCAAATTCTGATAGAAGGCGTATAATGAGAATGGATCTAATTTTTATGTAAAAGAGAGGATTAGCACCTTTCGCTAATCGAATTTGATAGGAGTGTCAAGAAATGCAGCAAGCAGATGCCATAATTGTTGGAGGCGGACCATGTGGTTTAGCAGCAGCAATAGCTTTGCAAAATATTGGACTACAGCCAATAGTGATTGAAAAGGGGAATATTGTAAATTCGATTTACAATTATCCTACACATCAAACCTTTTTTAGTACAAGTGAACGTCTAGCTATCGGAGATGTACCTTTTATTATTGAAGGACGCAAGCCAAAACGAAATCAAGCACTTGTGTATTATCGAGAAGTTGTGCGTTTGAAAAATATTCAGGTAAATCGCTTTGAAAAAGTAAATAGCGTGAAGAAAAAAGATGCTTTATTTACAGTAACAACAGATAAAGAAGTATATGAAACGCCCTATGTCGTGATAGCAACTGGCTATTATGACCATCCCAATTATTTAAAGATAAAGGGAGAACAATTACCGAAAGTCTTCCATTATTTTAAAGAAGGACATGAATTTTTTGATACAGATGTATTAGTGATAGGTGGAAAAAATTCAGCGGTGGATGCAGCGCTTGAGCTAAATAAAGCTGGTGCTCGGGTGACGGTAGTTTATCGTGGCAATGAGTATTCACCTAGCATCAAACCATGGGTATTACCAGAATTTGATGGAGTAGTAAGAAATGGAGAAGTGAAGATGCACTTCAATACAAATGTGCTAGAAATTCTTGAGCATGAGGTTGTTTTAGAGATAGATGGTCAAGAAGAAGTTTTACAAAATGATTTTGTATTTGCAATGACTGGCTATCATCCAGATCATTCGTTTATTCGTGCTATGGGTGTAACTATTGATGATGAAACGGGGCGTCCGTTTATTACACCAGAGACGATGGAGACGAATATAGAGGGATTGTTTATTGCTGGTGTGATTGCAGCAGGAAATAATGCCAATGAGATCTTTATCGAGAATGGCCGCTTCCATGGCGATTGTATTGCACAAACTATTGCTAAAAGAACAAAATAAATGAAAGCTGTATAGGCATGTGGCTTATACAGCTTTTTTTAAGTAAATGAAGGTGAAAGCAACGTGAAAAATGATTGGAGGGTGTGCATTTGAGTGGGGTGTACTGGCTCTTAAGTTATATAATAGGAAACTTTATGACGGCTTTTTTCGTTGGAAAAGCATATGGGATTAACCTTCAAGAAGAAAGAAGTAAAAACTTAGGAGCCCGTAATGCAGGGAGTGTAATTGGCAAAGCTGCATTCGTATGGACATTTTTTGGCGACTCGCTGAAGGGTGTAGCAGTCGTTCTTTTGGGACGTTTATGGCACCTTGAAGAGTGGGTAATAAATGTGGGAGCGACCTGTGTTATTTTTGGTCATTTATTCCCTGTTTGGTTGAAATTTAACGGTGGAAAAGGCGTAGCTACTTTTATTGGAGTTGGTCTTGCCCTTTCAACAGGTCTATTTTTTTGGATGATTTTAGGAAGCGCACTTGTGTTTGGTCTTACTAGAAGTCTTACTCTTGGTATGGTTGGGGGCTTTGTTTTATATAGTATGGCTATTGTCCAAACGGGAAATTTTCAACTATACATACCGATATTCATAGCGATGCTTTGTATGCTAATCAAGCATATGCCAAATATCAAGGAATCATTAGAAAAAGGGAAGTGACAAGATGTACTGGTGCAAAATAGCGCAAACTGAAAAAGAGTTTGAAGCGATTGCTCGTTTGAATTATGAAACCTTTGTGGAGGAAATTCCACAGCATGAGCCTAATCCTGCAAAAAAGAAGGTCGATCGCTTTCATCAGGAAAATACATATCTCGTTGTCTATAAAGGAATTGAATTAATTGGAATGATAGCCTTTCGAGATCAGCGACCATTTTCCATTGATGAAAAGATTGGAAAGGTGGAACAATATTTATCACAAGAACAATGTGCCAAGCTTTGCGAAATTCGTTTACTTGCTGTAAAGAAGGCTTATCGAACAGGGCGAGTTCTTTTAAGATTATCACAAGCATTGAATGCCTTTGCCTATGAAAAGGGGTATACGGCAGCTGTCATTTCTGGCACAACTCGTGAAGAGAAGCTTTATAAGCAAATAGGATTCAAGCAATTTGCACCTGCTATCGGTACGAAGGATGCTATGTTTTTGCCAATGTTATTAACTAGACAGCAATTTGAACAGTCCTTCCAGCATAGACTTGTAACAGGAGGTCATACATTTTATCCAGGTCCAGTAAAGCAGAAGGTGTCGATAGAATATACAGATTTATCCCATCGTACTGCTACATTTGGATCTCTTTATGGACGTGTGACTTCTAAGCTACTGCAACTATCGGAGGCTCACCATGTTGCCCTTGTTGTTGGGACTGGTACGTTAGCGAATGAAGTAATGCTTGGGCAAATAAAGGCACAGCAATTAGGACGAGGAATTATTTTAACGAATGGAGAATTTGGGGAACGTTTACGCAAGCAGGCAGAGCGTTGGGCATTGGATTTTGATGTTGTAGAGCAGAGATGGGGGCAAGCTTTTGATTTTGTGAGTATAGATACAATGCTACAAAAGGGAAGTTATCAGTGGTTACTTGCTGTGCATGGTGAAACCTCAACAGGCACTTGTAATAACTTAGAGCAGCTTGTGCAGCTCACAAAACGCTACAATATGAAGCTCTGCATTGATTGTATTAGCACTTTTGGCGCATTGCCATTCTCTTTAAAGGATTGTTATCTAGCAACAGCTGTGAGTGGTAAGGCAATAGGTGCATTAAGCGGTCTAGCATTTGTCTTTTCACAAAAGCTTGCGAAACCATCAACTTCAATACCAGCCTATATGGATTTAGCGAACTATCAGCAAGGAGCCATTCCATTCACATTACCTGCAAGCCTGGTTAGAAATGTTGAGGTGGCACTTCAGGCATATCCAGCACGCTATGAACTGCTACAGCAGCGCTTTGATACTCTACTGCAGCTACCGTTCATGCATTATAAACTATTAACAACCAATTATCCAATGCTCATTACGTTAAAATGTCCAAAGGCTCTGTCTCAATTACATACGGATTTAACATTAAATCAACTATTTGTCCATGGAGACAGCCGTTATTTACGTGAAAATAATTTCATTCAGCTATCAGTAATACAACCAGATTTTGAACAAGCTATTATTCGTCTCCAAGAGATTTTGTGCTATTATCAACAGGTTGTTGAAGCATAAGATGCTAGGAGAAGGGAATACATTGTTTTACATGAAAAAATCCTTTAAATGAAGTGGAGTGCCTGATTTATTGAGCCCTATTAATAATTTTAATCGTGCCTTTTGGCCATTAATACCAGTGGCAAATATTGCGCCTAGGTCTTCCAGCATTTTGCCGCCGCCTACATAGCCATAGACACCTTCTGCAATACCGTTAAAACAACGGGAAACGAGTACAACAGGAATACCACGTTCTATTAAACTCTCAATTCCTTTTACAACGGTTGGGGGTACATTGCCCTGTCCAAGTCCTTCTAATACTACGCCATCATATTTACATGCGAGGACAACATCAAGTAAATCGACTTCCATGCCTGCATAGACTTTCAGCATGGCCACTCGTTTTGATAATCCTTTTATGTCAACATATTGCCGGCGGATAGGAGCGTGATGAAATAATATTCTTGATTTTGTAATAAGTCCGATGGGTCCATACTGAGGAGATTGGAAGGTGTTGACTGAACTAGTGCTTGTCTTTGTTGTATTGACAGCAAGATGGACCTCGTCATTCATGACAACAAGCACTCCTTTTTCACGCGCTTCTTCATCTACCGCAACACGAACTGCCTCCATTAAATTATATATACCATCTGCTCCAAGTTCATTAGAGGAGCGCATTGCACCCGTTAAAACAATAGGAATTGATAAATCCGTTGTTAGCTCTAAAAAATAAGCTGTTTCCTCTAATGTATCTGTTCCATGTGTAATAACAACGCCATCAATTTTTTCCTCTGAAACTTTATCAATTATTAGATTGCGTAACATTAGCATTTCTTTTGGTGTGATATGTGGTGATGGAAGGTTAAAGGCTTCCATTTCAATAATAGATGCTAATGAGTCGAGCTTGCTACTTTCTTGCATAAGAGGATTTTCCTTATTTGGCATAACAGCACCTTCGTCACTCATAGCCATAGAAATTGTGCCACCTGTATGAATTAATAAAATTGTTTTTTTCATAAAAATAATAGCTCCTTTTAAAAAATTCTGTCATTACATGGTATAATAATAGCAGTTTAACTTTAGTTAAAAGCTATTTTTTTGTCGAAAATGAAAGGTTAATGTCGTAGGTATTTTTCATCTGAGATTTACAAATATATTTTCTCAATAAAAGGTATTTACAGACATATAAAGATTAACATCCTGTATCAGGGCTATGTGCTGTCCCAAAGCCTTAAAAGGATGTCATGCTTTATTAAATTATGCTAACATAATTTTAAAACTGAACACAATTATGTCAATGCGAAATTGATGTTGAAAGGAGCCGGCAACATGATCATTTTATTATCAGCTGCCATTGCTCCCGGTCTAGCGCTTTTTAGTTATTTCTATTTGCGCAATCAGATGGCAACGGAGCCAAGAAAAACCTTACTTCAAACGTTTTTGTATGGTGCATTTTTAACATTTCCTATCTTGTTTTTACAATATGTCTTAACAGAGGAAGGGGTTTTTCAATATCTTTATCTACAGGATGTTATATTTTCTAGTGTAGTTGAAGAATTTTTTAAATGGTTTGTGCTTTTAATTGCAATCTATAATCATGTTGAATTTGATGATCCCTATGATGGCATACTGTATGGTGCAAGTGTATCTCTTGGCTTTGCCACGGTTGAAAATATATTATATTTATTTTCATTCGGTTTAGATACAGCATTTATGCGAGCTTTATTACCTGTATCAAGTCATGCCTTGTTTGGTGTTGTAATGGGCTATTATTATGGACGTGCCAAGTTTTCGAAGCTTGCAAAGACGAATGAAATGATTGCTATGGCGCTTTGTGCACCGGTAGTATTACACATTTTATATAATACAATTTTATCATTTAAAGGCTACTGGGTATATTTAATGATACCGTTTATGCTATTTTTATGGTGGTTTGGACTAAGAAAAGTAAAACTCGCTCACTATCACCTTGTGCAACACTTGCATATGCATAAAAAAATATAAAGCGTAGAAATCAATAAAAGATTTCTGCGCTTTTCTATTTTTTAAATGTATAAATTGAGTCGTTTGTTTCAAGCTATGAAAAAAAGGAGTGATAATCATGCGTTTAATAAGCATAGTTTTTGCCTTGGTACTAGCGATCAGTATATTTACGATTCCGCAAAATGACGCGATAGCATTTACTGAGCAGCAGATTACCCGTGGTGCTTATGGAGATGACGTCATTGAGTTGCAAGCAAGGCTACAATACTTAGGATTTTATAAAAGTAAAATTGATGGAAAATTTGGTTATAACACATATTGGGCTTTGCGAAATTTTCAAGAAAAATATGGCTTACCAGTGGATGGAATAGCTGGCGCTAAAACGAAAAAAACATTGTCTGGATATTCTGATTACGACGAAGGATGGGTAAAAGCCCAATTAAATGCAGGAAATCAATTTACCTATTATGGCGGCATACCACTGGAACAGCAGGTTAAGAATACTACTGGCAGCAGTGGCGGTAAAAGCAGTGGTAGCAGTAATAATAATGGGACTAAAACACAAGTTCCTCCAAAGTATACAGAGAGAGATTTACAGCTAATTGCGAATGCCGTTTATGGTGAAGCAAGGGGAGAGCCTTATGAGGGACAGGTAGCAGTAGCGGCCGTTATTTTAAATCGTTTGGAGAGTCCTGATTTTCCAAATACAATTTCTGGTATTATATTCCAACCTTTAGCATTTACAGCAGTGGCGGATGGACAAATTTGGCTTGAGCCAAACCAGCGAGCAA
This genomic stretch from Lysinibacillus pakistanensis harbors:
- a CDS encoding YpdA family putative bacillithiol disulfide reductase; the encoded protein is MQQADAIIVGGGPCGLAAAIALQNIGLQPIVIEKGNIVNSIYNYPTHQTFFSTSERLAIGDVPFIIEGRKPKRNQALVYYREVVRLKNIQVNRFEKVNSVKKKDALFTVTTDKEVYETPYVVIATGYYDHPNYLKIKGEQLPKVFHYFKEGHEFFDTDVLVIGGKNSAVDAALELNKAGARVTVVYRGNEYSPSIKPWVLPEFDGVVRNGEVKMHFNTNVLEILEHEVVLEIDGQEEVLQNDFVFAMTGYHPDHSFIRAMGVTIDDETGRPFITPETMETNIEGLFIAGVIAAGNNANEIFIENGRFHGDCIAQTIAKRTK
- a CDS encoding glycerol-3-phosphate acyltransferase, which encodes MHLSGVYWLLSYIIGNFMTAFFVGKAYGINLQEERSKNLGARNAGSVIGKAAFVWTFFGDSLKGVAVVLLGRLWHLEEWVINVGATCVIFGHLFPVWLKFNGGKGVATFIGVGLALSTGLFFWMILGSALVFGLTRSLTLGMVGGFVLYSMAIVQTGNFQLYIPIFIAMLCMLIKHMPNIKESLEKGK
- a CDS encoding asparaginase produces the protein MKKTILLIHTGGTISMAMSDEGAVMPNKENPLMQESSKLDSLASIIEMEAFNLPSPHITPKEMLMLRNLIIDKVSEEKIDGVVITHGTDTLEETAYFLELTTDLSIPIVLTGAMRSSNELGADGIYNLMEAVRVAVDEEAREKGVLVVMNDEVHLAVNTTKTSTSSVNTFQSPQYGPIGLITKSRILFHHAPIRRQYVDIKGLSKRVAMLKVYAGMEVDLLDVVLACKYDGVVLEGLGQGNVPPTVVKGIESLIERGIPVVLVSRCFNGIAEGVYGYVGGGKMLEDLGAIFATGINGQKARLKLLIGLNKSGTPLHLKDFFM
- the prsW gene encoding glutamic-type intramembrane protease PrsW translates to MIILLSAAIAPGLALFSYFYLRNQMATEPRKTLLQTFLYGAFLTFPILFLQYVLTEEGVFQYLYLQDVIFSSVVEEFFKWFVLLIAIYNHVEFDDPYDGILYGASVSLGFATVENILYLFSFGLDTAFMRALLPVSSHALFGVVMGYYYGRAKFSKLAKTNEMIAMALCAPVVLHILYNTILSFKGYWVYLMIPFMLFLWWFGLRKVKLAHYHLVQHLHMHKKI
- a CDS encoding aminotransferase class V-fold PLP-dependent enzyme, which produces MYWCKIAQTEKEFEAIARLNYETFVEEIPQHEPNPAKKKVDRFHQENTYLVVYKGIELIGMIAFRDQRPFSIDEKIGKVEQYLSQEQCAKLCEIRLLAVKKAYRTGRVLLRLSQALNAFAYEKGYTAAVISGTTREEKLYKQIGFKQFAPAIGTKDAMFLPMLLTRQQFEQSFQHRLVTGGHTFYPGPVKQKVSIEYTDLSHRTATFGSLYGRVTSKLLQLSEAHHVALVVGTGTLANEVMLGQIKAQQLGRGIILTNGEFGERLRKQAERWALDFDVVEQRWGQAFDFVSIDTMLQKGSYQWLLAVHGETSTGTCNNLEQLVQLTKRYNMKLCIDCISTFGALPFSLKDCYLATAVSGKAIGALSGLAFVFSQKLAKPSTSIPAYMDLANYQQGAIPFTLPASLVRNVEVALQAYPARYELLQQRFDTLLQLPFMHYKLLTTNYPMLITLKCPKALSQLHTDLTLNQLFVHGDSRYLRENNFIQLSVIQPDFEQAIIRLQEILCYYQQVVEA
- the sleB gene encoding spore cortex-lytic enzyme, encoding MRLISIVFALVLAISIFTIPQNDAIAFTEQQITRGAYGDDVIELQARLQYLGFYKSKIDGKFGYNTYWALRNFQEKYGLPVDGIAGAKTKKTLSGYSDYDEGWVKAQLNAGNQFTYYGGIPLEQQVKNTTGSSGGKSSGSSNNNGTKTQVPPKYTERDLQLIANAVYGEARGEPYEGQVAVAAVILNRLESPDFPNTISGIIFQPLAFTAVADGQIWLEPNQRAKEAVIDAMNGWDPSENALYYFNPKTATSKWIWSRPQIKQIGEHIFCS